From the genome of Silene latifolia isolate original U9 population unplaced genomic scaffold, ASM4854445v1 scaffold_95, whole genome shotgun sequence:
GCCAATCATTTGTTTCCTTTGATTAAAATAGCCTTCACAAGGAATGAAACTATTGCTGAGTGTCAGAATTCTTGAGAAAAAAAGGCTTACAACTCGGGCAAACGGCGCAAGGGGAATGATAGGTTTGACGATTTTCTGAAGTTTGCGAATTTCTCTCAAAGCCACAGTTCCCGGCTTAGAACGACGAGGTTTCTTCACTGCAAAACCAGTCAGATTTTTTAATAGTTGAccataataagtcaataattgAAGGAGAAATTACAATAATTGCATAAAAATACCATTGGCATCAGGAGCAGATGCAGTCTTTTGACCTCTTTTACGCTTTCCAGTAGAGGTTGACTGAAAATGTAGGAATAAAACCAATAATCAAAGCAAtttcaacaaacaaacaacaacaacaaaggaaTGAGCAGAAAAATACGGGTTGTTCGGGAGTGGAACGAGGAGTAGCAGAAGCATCTGGAAGAcggaaaaatgaagacaaaattagggtttaaaaagaagaagaatagaagaaatgaagaaaaagaatgaaaatgCAAACATGAACGGCGTTTGGAGGCGGATGACTTGGTGGCTACTTGCTTGATCCTCATGATTGAACAGTGTTAGTAATgtgcaaagagattaagagagaGAATCAATTCACTGTCCTTCTCTCGATTTCTTTGTCTCCATTGCTTTTCCCGCTTACCATCATTTTCGTGGCTTTTTGAATTTCCATGCCTCGATTTTTATTTCAATTCAATATCAGTGTATGTACTCTAGagatgtcaatggatcgggttcggcGTTCGGGTCGGGTGAAGCTTCACCCGCATCCATCCATCATATTAAAAACCTCATCCAACCCATCCATCATCCACAAAACTTATCATCCATCACCCGTCCATCCATCTTCCGCGGATGAAAcggtggatcgggtgataaatgggtgattttaattatgtttataaGCCTAAAAAAGTATTAAATTATATTTCAACCAAAAATATGTAAGGTAAATTAGTATTAGACTAGGTGCTTTAAAAATCTCGTAACTTAATGTTTGCTTGAACATATAAAAAGTAAGTAGATTAGTATTGGGTAGCTTAAgttttactccctctgtcccggtcatttgttgtccttttccattttggggtgtctcagtcatttgttgttctttctattttaagaatgaacttgatgagtaatttgatcattctcattcaatttgttccacttgtcatttacttattggccttttcctttttccttggtctttgtgccaaaacaaaaggacaacaattgatcgggacggagggagtatataaataAGTATTTTTTTCCAAAAAATGAAGAATATCGGGTGGCGGATGGTTGACGGGTTGGATTTAGcttcatccatcatccatttgTCATCCATTTATTTCAGATTTTCGTCCGTCCATTTAAATCGGGTGGATGGATATTTAGCGGGTGCGGGTGAGATTGACATCCCTAATGTACTCTGTACAAATAACTGCACAACTGTGTGAACTGAACCCGACAAACGGGTCAGTCAAGCCCGCGTCGGGTTTCGGATTAGTTTGGGTCAGACCATACCGGTTATTTTGGATTTCATTATTTCATGTGTAATTCGGGTATGTTGTTTCTGGTCATTTCGGATCAATCGACCTGAGCTATACGTGAACCATTGATTAAAAGAGAAAGACATGTTTTTTGAATATTTACATGTTTTTAGTTTATGTTTGATAATTGATTATTTATTACGTTACTAGGTAAATTGATAGCATACACCTTACCTAATACGAGTTTACAAATCTTATACCTCAACAATATTTTTCTTAAAACTTATACCCAAAATACCTAGATCTTATAACTTAATACCAAATGACAGTTCCAGTGAAGAAAAAGACTAGATTCCGGAATTCAAATGTTAAACATAAACTGTAATGTTTGTTTCCGATTTTACCCTTCTTGTACTTTATCTAACATATTATCTCCTTGATTGAATGAGTTCTCTTCACTTGTTGTTCTTCTTCTTCAATCGTATTCTTCTCAAATTCAAGCAATTTAGTCTTTGAGTTTTGTCATCAATCCTTTCCATGATTGAGTTAACTTCTTACAATATCCCTCTTTTAATTATACCTTCCTCTCTCTTTCTCTCATTTTTCGTTATTTTTATAGTTTAATACCCGACCTTTTTGCTTGACCTTAGAGACGTGTTGGGACTAGCGGAAGACCTGGAAGAAGCGGAGGAACCATCTATGAACGCATTTAGGTAGACAAACCttgtttggggggggggggggtgtggtCTGTACTAGACCGAGTgagggatactcggtcgagtatatgggaattgtaacactctcatttatccaggagcctttagcaagacattctcaaataaatagggttgttatcatctcggttgcccgaggtattgAATAACAAAAGTAAACAATATAAAGATACTTTATAAATAAATTGAATCAaacaaattttaattttaattttgcaATGAAGAGAGAGAAATGAAGAAAGAGAAATTCATAGATTTTAGGTTGCTTTTTTATCAAGCAATGGCTAGATTCAGAAAATCGACTAAAATATTCTCAAAAAACACCAATCTTTAAtcaaaaaaattcacaaaaacaGGTTGATTTAAATTTTCGATCCAATAATAAAGAGAAATCGCATCAAAGGCAACTGCAATTATCGTCTCAGGAGTTAGAATTAGACCTAAAATCCATACTGAAGGATGAAGAAATTGATCAGGAGGAACCTGAGGAGGAACAATTAGAAAAGGCATAGGAGCCTATGGTTCAGATCACAAAAGATGATGTAGTTGGTGAGATACAATTCTAGTCTACTTATGTTTTTTGTTATGTTCTTGGCGCGAACCCTCCGAGCTCTGTTCTCACTGGGTTTGTTAAGAGGGTGTGGCATGCTCAGGGGATTGACAAAATTCCGTTCATGCCAAACGGTATTTTCCTGGTACGTTTCAAAACAAAGGACCAACAACAATTTGTTCTTAATAATGGTCATCTACTCTTCGACAATAAACCGGTTATAGTCAATGAATGAAATCGTCAGACTCAATTGGTGAAACATGATATTAAACGGATACCAATATGGATGAAATTATTTGGGCTTGATGTGAAATTTTGGGGAGTAGAATGTAGTGTATAACCCAAGGACTTGACATACTCAGACACAGTTTCCTGAATGCAACAAAGTTTATAAATTTGAATAAAATAACAAATGACCTCCTAAATTAATGAAGCTTGGTGACAAATCACTTCAATGAGTAAACTAACTCTGCGTAAATTTTCAAGATTTTAGAGACAATCTAAGTATTTTAATTAAATTGCTAAAGACTGACTGACATATGAACTCTCGCAAATTGACAGATGACTGGTATTTGAATTTGAACAAGGATCAaatgatataattatcaactcaaaTCCCACAGAACATTCATAAGGAAGCAAGTTAACAATTTGGACGACTCAAATCGGGAAATATCATAGGCAAACACAGATAAAATCCAACTTAAAGCCAACGGCAAAGCTAAACAACCCACAGTCTGAGCACATGATTGAATATACTTCACTAACAGACTTTTTTCAACATCTACAGTCTAAGAACAGATATTAACAGGCCTGACTCttaactacagactaagcacaagttaAAGAGGTTCAAATTTGAGAGAATTCTCAGGTTTTTAATTCGTCAAAAAGTTGCCTCAATGCAGATGGGgtagaggtccttatataggcctcttCTTGGAGTTCTTTTATAAAGTAACCCTAGAAATCTCATCTAAGGGCCATGATTAGTTCTTAGGATACAAACAAAGTGATGgaaatgttggggttggtgtccttaacagttagtgcaaggacttataaacctctaaaaggatcaaagggcatactttggtattattatcagttgatccacgtttatcaataacggttggcttgctagataagtttgacgttattgtcatacagatggcggtgatcaactggtccctaaaagtcacacctataggacacgttcgagagacgtgaccgtatgaaaatactgtcatgtagatgccaaatttgactaaccgattagtcgagttatttgactagtaattagtcaaaatgtgatgttgagatattatatttaatacggattaaatatcatgggctaaggcgaattaactgattaattcgtaaaattaaatataaacgatttatatttaattaatgtatattgaatataattatacaatatcgtctttttcggacatgtattaatacttcaactaaccagtgttattagttgatgttttaatagccgataaccgatgacgatttataaaaaccgcgtcatatacatttagtcatttaatgaaggaccacgagttaaaaccaagaggaagtggaagcccacttcccttgtgtgggtctcggttttgccgagtgagagggatcaaaagggagagcttctcctcc
Proteins encoded in this window:
- the LOC141640623 gene encoding uncharacterized protein LOC141640623, whose amino-acid sequence is MRIKQVATKSSASKRRSYASATPRSTPEQPSTSTGKRKRGQKTASAPDANVKKPRRSKPGTVALREIRKLQKIVKPIIPLAPFARVVKEITNRLSTEVTRWQSEALAAIQEAAEDFLVCLFEDGMLCAIHAKRVTLMKKDLELARRIGGRQRGW